From Polyodon spathula isolate WHYD16114869_AA chromosome 26, ASM1765450v1, whole genome shotgun sequence, one genomic window encodes:
- the LOC121301034 gene encoding small integral membrane protein 24-like, with the protein MSLLLQHLACFLLVVSAAAAQQAERVSQSTSGTKTLQPWLVGLTAVVGFLFIVFILLMVRRLFCQEDKSEGDDESSIHGGHDNLILELEEARKVTSL; encoded by the exons ATGTCTCTTCTTCTTCAGCACCTGGCCTGCTTCCTTCTCGTGGTTTCAGCGGCTGCAGCCCAGCAAG CTGAGAGAGTGAGCCAATCCACTTCAGGCACAAAGACTCTGCAGCCCTGGTTAGTGGGGCTCACTGCAGTGGTGGGGTTCCTGTTCATTGTCTTTATCCTGCTGATGGTGAGGAGACTGTTCTGCCAGGAAGATAA ATCTGAAGGAGATGATGAAAGCAGCATACATGGTGGACATGACAACCTGATCCTGGAGTTAGAGGAGGCCAGGAAGGTGACCAGCCTTTAG
- the LOC121300754 gene encoding deoxyhypusine hydroxylase-like, with protein MTSDKDIEAVGKTLVDTKQCLKARFRALFTLRNLGGKAAIDWISQAFSDDSALLKHELAFCLGQMQDEYAIPVLIKVLEDTNQEPMVRHEAGEALGAIGNSRVLDVLKRYSEDPVIEVAETCQLALSRIEWLNSASEQCGDENPYSSVDPAPPAQEKDVQKLRARLLSEALPLFERYRAMFALRNLGTEEAVLSLADGLQCGSALFRHEIGYVLGQMQHEACVPQLSAALARQEENTMVRHECAEALGSIGKESCLQALRTFLGDEERVVQESCEVALDMHEYENSDQFQYADGILKLQGAQ; from the exons ATGACTAGTGACAAGGACATTGAGGCCGTTGGCAAAACGCTGGTGGACACGAAGCAGTGTCTGAAAGCTCGTTTTCGGGCGCTCTTCACCCTGAGGAACCTCGGGGGCAAGGCAGCCATAGACTGGATAAGCCAGGCGTTCAGTGACGACTCGGCTCTCCTGAAACATGAGCTGGCTTTCTGCTTGGGGCAGATGCAGGATGAGTATGCAATTCCAGTGCTGATCAAAGTGCTTGAAGATACAAACCAAGAGCCAATGGTTAGACACGAAGCAG GGGAGGCATTAGGAGCCATTGGAAACTCCAGAGTGCTGGATGTACTGAAGCGTTACTCTGAGGATCCGGTGATAGAG GTTGCTGAGACCTGTCAGTTGGCGCTGAGTAGAATTGAGTGGCTGAACAGCGCTTCGGAGCAGTGTGGAGATGAGAACCCGTATTCGTCTGTGGACCCCGCACCGCCGGCCCAGGAGAAGGACGTCCAGAAACTGAGAGCCAGGCTCCTGAGCGAGGCCCTGCCTCTGTTTGAGCGATACCGCGCCATGTTCGCCCTCCGGAACCTGGGCACAGAGGAGGCTGTGCTCTCCCTGGCAGACG GTCTGCAGTGTGGCAGCGCCCTGTTCCGCCACGAGATCGGTTATGTCCTGGGGCAGATGCAGCACGAGGCCTGTGTGCCCCAGCTGAGCGCGGCTCTGGCCAGGCAGGAGGAGAACACAATGGTGAGGCACGAGTGCGCGGAGGCGCTGGGCTCCATCGGAAAGGAGTCCTGTCTGCAGGCACTGCGCACCTTCCTGGGTGACGAGGAGAGGGTGGTGCAGGAGAGCTGTGAGGTGGCACTCGACATGCATGAGTATGAGAACAGTGACCAGTTCCAGTATGCAGACGGGATACTCAAACTGCAGGGGGCGCAATAA